From one Phocaeicola salanitronis DSM 18170 genomic stretch:
- a CDS encoding RagB/SusD family nutrient uptake outer membrane protein, whose protein sequence is MKKKFLYITTLVCGLFCGTSCDDMLDTESLSTDNLEYLCSNPTDARKMINHVYSYMCEDTYTSRMSTNWMQNTDVEVGFIAQDQSQNADRRGVWCLNMRQFNDIKNCWDNTLKAIDFANQCIEGIEGSSMYQEGDKDMKQLHGEAYCLRAYWYWLMCNFWADVPFATTPTTADDLHNDPRTDKNIIYAHCIQDLINVEEEMLWSDDVTVEYMNREFALGFIAKLAMFRAGYSMQADGTMARCDEAGEEYNVTYVDVNGVEQTTTCADDFYKVAQAYAMKLINLKGRTLNPNFKEIFDNEINNCNPANGDVLYEVGFVPNSGGDIGWCHGLSVVDSSKGAGTTYSNLTPYYVASFDPEDQRLPVTCVNYRWLYDNKQAATDVFGVQPAKWCRLDMNVSVASKGTGINWPVLRYADVLLLLAEAENEINHAPTSQAKEMLKQVRQRAFINAVNQAEKVDNYVNNLTTYDAFKQAIIKERAWEFGGENIRKFDLIRWNYYSNAIADCIEWMRDVAINYQQLRVNGTELIYDKNLPIEDMGIAPRLYYNYTNGEVVFENDYFTYRDKSVSPYNTAESLKDDDIKTANATFDGLKYISFVESLISVSANDPETDQPYGKDENGDDIKKGVVHERVIYSWFGLTDGVLVNGMEDLTPIRSKVTPYVFPIPTDRVMSSNGVLSNDGYAIRNK, encoded by the coding sequence ATGAAAAAGAAATTTTTATATATAACGACTTTGGTTTGCGGGCTGTTTTGCGGTACATCTTGCGACGATATGCTGGACACCGAATCGCTTTCTACGGATAACTTGGAATATCTTTGTTCCAATCCGACGGATGCTCGCAAAATGATTAATCATGTGTACTCATATATGTGTGAAGATACTTATACTTCACGTATGAGCACTAACTGGATGCAGAATACTGATGTAGAGGTTGGTTTTATTGCTCAGGATCAATCGCAAAATGCTGACCGCCGTGGAGTATGGTGCTTGAATATGCGTCAGTTCAATGATATCAAGAACTGCTGGGACAATACGTTGAAAGCCATCGACTTTGCCAATCAATGCATTGAAGGTATTGAAGGAAGTTCGATGTATCAAGAAGGCGATAAGGACATGAAGCAATTACATGGTGAAGCATATTGTTTACGTGCCTATTGGTACTGGCTGATGTGTAACTTCTGGGCAGACGTACCTTTTGCTACTACACCGACTACAGCTGATGATTTGCATAATGACCCGCGTACAGACAAGAACATCATTTATGCGCATTGCATTCAAGACTTAATTAATGTAGAAGAAGAAATGTTGTGGTCAGATGATGTGACGGTAGAATATATGAACCGTGAGTTCGCTTTGGGCTTTATTGCTAAATTGGCGATGTTCCGTGCAGGTTATTCCATGCAGGCAGACGGAACGATGGCACGCTGTGATGAGGCTGGCGAAGAGTATAATGTAACTTATGTAGACGTAAATGGGGTAGAGCAGACTACTACTTGTGCCGATGATTTCTATAAAGTGGCTCAAGCGTATGCTATGAAACTGATTAATCTGAAAGGACGTACGTTGAATCCGAACTTTAAGGAAATTTTCGATAACGAAATCAACAACTGTAATCCTGCTAACGGAGATGTGTTGTATGAAGTAGGTTTTGTTCCTAACTCGGGCGGTGACATCGGCTGGTGTCACGGTTTGAGTGTGGTGGACAGTTCAAAAGGTGCAGGTACTACTTATTCGAATTTAACTCCCTATTATGTAGCTTCTTTTGATCCTGAAGATCAACGCTTGCCGGTCACATGCGTAAATTATCGTTGGTTATATGACAATAAGCAGGCTGCCACCGATGTATTCGGTGTACAGCCGGCAAAATGGTGCCGCTTGGATATGAATGTTTCCGTAGCATCGAAAGGTACAGGTATCAATTGGCCTGTACTTCGCTATGCGGATGTGCTTTTGCTGTTGGCTGAGGCTGAAAACGAAATTAATCATGCTCCTACCAGCCAAGCTAAGGAAATGCTGAAGCAAGTGCGTCAGCGTGCGTTTATCAATGCGGTGAATCAGGCTGAAAAGGTCGATAATTATGTAAATAACCTGACTACATACGATGCGTTCAAACAGGCGATTATAAAAGAACGTGCATGGGAATTCGGTGGTGAGAATATCCGCAAATTTGACTTGATCCGCTGGAACTATTATAGCAATGCTATTGCAGATTGTATCGAATGGATGCGTGATGTGGCTATCAACTATCAGCAATTGCGTGTAAATGGAACAGAATTGATATACGACAAGAACTTGCCTATCGAAGATATGGGCATAGCTCCCCGTCTGTATTACAATTATACCAATGGTGAGGTAGTGTTCGAAAACGATTATTTTACTTATCGTGATAAATCAGTCAGTCCTTATAATACGGCAGAGAGTTTGAAGGATGATGACATTAAGACTGCTAATGCGACATTCGATGGATTGAAGTATATTTCCTTCGTTGAAAGTCTGATTAGTGTAAGTGCTAACGATCCGGAAACCGACCAGCCTTATGGGAAGGACGAGAACGGTGATGACATTAAGAAAGGTGTAGTGCACGAACGTGTTATCTACTCTTGGTTTGGTTTGACAGACGGTGTATTGGTGAATGGCATGGAAGACTTGACTCCTATACGTAGCAAGGTTACTCCGTATGTATTCCCGATACCGACAGACCGTGTGATGTCATCGAACGGTGTACTTTCAAACGATGGTTATGCTATCCGTAACAAATAA
- a CDS encoding Rpn family recombination-promoting nuclease/putative transposase, translating to MEKNQYIRFDWAMKRLLRNKANFGVLEGLLTTLLNEPIKIKRLLESESNQDSEDDKQNRVDLLAENDKDELFIIEVQNNSEYAYFQRMLFGTSKLVTEYINRGEGYQNIRKIYSVNIVYFNLGNGTDVVYHGKTEFRGIHNGELLNLSPFQQQKFQVDEVSDLYPEYYILKVNDFDKWSKVPLEQWIYFLNTGNIPADATAPGLEEAREKLRLEQMSKAELKAYYHHLDNVVILRDNIITARGEGRLEGRAEGRKEGREEGRKEERFENARNFKKLGVPIEIISQATGLTADEIAAL from the coding sequence ATGGAAAAGAACCAATACATACGATTTGACTGGGCGATGAAGCGTCTGCTGCGCAACAAAGCCAATTTCGGCGTGTTGGAAGGACTGCTGACAACACTTCTGAACGAACCGATTAAAATAAAGCGGCTGTTAGAAAGCGAGAGCAATCAAGACTCTGAAGACGACAAACAGAACCGCGTAGACCTTTTGGCAGAAAATGACAAAGACGAACTGTTTATCATCGAAGTGCAAAACAACTCCGAGTATGCCTATTTTCAACGGATGTTATTCGGCACTTCCAAACTTGTCACAGAATACATCAACCGCGGGGAAGGCTACCAAAATATCCGCAAGATATACAGCGTAAACATTGTCTACTTCAATTTAGGCAACGGAACGGATGTGGTATACCACGGCAAGACAGAATTCCGGGGCATACACAACGGTGAGCTATTAAACCTCAGCCCCTTCCAACAGCAGAAATTTCAAGTAGACGAGGTAAGCGACCTTTATCCGGAGTATTATATTTTAAAGGTAAACGACTTCGATAAATGGTCGAAAGTACCGTTGGAGCAATGGATTTATTTCCTCAACACAGGCAATATTCCGGCAGACGCCACCGCTCCGGGACTCGAAGAGGCACGCGAAAAATTACGTCTGGAACAGATGAGTAAAGCCGAACTTAAAGCCTATTACCACCATTTGGACAATGTCGTAATATTGCGTGACAACATCATTACCGCCCGTGGTGAAGGACGGCTGGAGGGCCGTGCTGAAGGAAGGAAAGAAGGAAGGGAAGAAGGAAGGAAAGAAGAACGCTTTGAAAATGCCCGGAATTTTAAGAAACTAGGTGTCCCGATAGAAATCATCTCACAAGCAACCGGACTGACTGCTGACGAAATTGCTGCCTTATAA
- a CDS encoding GH92 family glycosyl hydrolase: MKRFNPNSLWVLLLTAFLPSCTSPTIPDRLSCIDTRVGTAASVTRTAGMFGKHTEEYGQTLPAVLEPNGMNFWTPQTQDTELKCIAPYYYRDSLMQGFRNSHWIVGGCTQDYGSMTLAALSGTLRCTPEARATRFSHDDETATPSYYAVTLPDEHLKAEMTGRSRAAIFRFTYEQKGNAYLVVNPNSDEGEGYIEIDTLNRRIYGYNPVHRIYQGWGEAAGYSGHFVIEYQNQPTAFGTFRGDSLFANQTHIQSGQGIGVYVQFAVTEGETLLVKAASSFTDREGALRNLAAEIPHWDFDRTRQELSGIWERHLASIQVKTGDETARRKFYTALYHASFLPRAFSDADGRYPSFATGKPVRQLPEGETYYEDYSLWDTYRALHPLLNLLYPTRAGQMMQSLVHKYEEGGWLPIFPCWNSYTAAMIGDHCIAALGDAYVKGIGGFDIRKAYEGMRRNAFESPSTHEEYINGMGRRALPSYLRYGYIPLEDSVPDAFHKREQVSRTLEYAYDDFVLAQVAERLGKTKDYETLMRRAQNYRNVIDPRTGYAQGRHADGTFLAEDNAFRFAPFITEGAPCHYTWYVPHDPYGLMECMGGEEAYVAKLDSMFSQGRYWHGNEPCHQVAFMFNYARQPWKTQRAVRHILQTEYLDAPGGLSGNDDAGQMSAWYVFAALGFYPVCPGTPCYVLASPSFQEAVLTLENGKTFRLVAPEASAENIYIRSVTLDGKPYTKNYITHEDILRGGTMEFEMGPEPVPGWGNKPEDCPPRAF, from the coding sequence ATGAAACGATTCAATCCCAACAGCCTTTGGGTTTTGCTGCTGACGGCATTCCTGCCGTCATGCACATCCCCAACTATTCCGGACAGATTGAGCTGTATCGACACCCGTGTGGGAACAGCAGCCAGCGTCACCCGCACAGCCGGCATGTTCGGCAAGCATACCGAAGAATACGGACAGACTTTGCCCGCCGTGCTCGAACCGAACGGCATGAATTTCTGGACACCGCAGACGCAGGACACCGAACTGAAGTGCATCGCCCCGTATTACTACCGCGACTCGCTGATGCAAGGCTTCCGCAACTCGCACTGGATAGTGGGCGGATGCACGCAAGACTATGGCTCGATGACCCTCGCGGCTCTAAGCGGCACGCTGCGCTGCACACCCGAAGCACGCGCCACACGCTTCTCGCACGACGATGAGACAGCAACCCCCTCCTACTACGCCGTAACCCTACCCGACGAGCACCTGAAGGCGGAAATGACCGGACGCTCGCGTGCCGCTATCTTCCGCTTCACTTACGAACAAAAAGGCAACGCCTACTTAGTGGTCAACCCCAACAGCGACGAAGGCGAAGGCTACATCGAAATCGATACGTTGAACCGACGCATCTATGGCTACAACCCCGTGCACCGCATCTACCAGGGCTGGGGCGAAGCGGCAGGCTACAGCGGGCACTTCGTCATCGAATACCAGAACCAGCCCACCGCCTTCGGCACTTTCCGTGGCGACAGCCTCTTCGCTAATCAGACCCACATCCAGTCGGGACAAGGCATCGGCGTATACGTGCAGTTCGCCGTGACGGAGGGCGAAACGCTGCTGGTGAAAGCCGCCTCATCGTTCACCGACCGCGAAGGCGCCCTGCGCAACCTCGCCGCCGAAATCCCGCACTGGGACTTCGACCGCACCCGTCAGGAGCTTTCCGGCATCTGGGAGCGACACCTGGCAAGCATCCAGGTAAAGACCGGTGACGAGACCGCCCGGCGGAAGTTCTACACCGCCCTCTACCACGCCTCGTTCCTGCCCCGCGCCTTCAGCGATGCAGACGGACGCTACCCTTCGTTCGCCACCGGCAAGCCCGTCCGCCAATTGCCTGAGGGTGAGACTTATTACGAAGACTACAGCCTATGGGATACCTACCGCGCCCTGCATCCGCTCCTTAACCTGCTCTACCCCACCCGCGCCGGACAGATGATGCAATCGCTCGTGCATAAATACGAAGAAGGCGGCTGGCTCCCCATCTTCCCCTGCTGGAACAGCTATACGGCGGCGATGATAGGCGACCACTGCATTGCCGCACTGGGCGACGCCTACGTGAAGGGCATCGGCGGATTCGATATCCGTAAGGCATACGAGGGAATGCGCCGCAACGCCTTCGAAAGCCCCTCTACGCACGAAGAATACATCAATGGCATGGGCAGACGAGCCTTGCCTTCATACCTCCGGTACGGATACATCCCGCTGGAAGACAGTGTACCCGACGCTTTCCACAAACGCGAACAGGTGTCGCGCACGCTGGAGTACGCCTACGATGATTTCGTGCTGGCGCAAGTGGCGGAACGCCTGGGAAAGACAAAGGATTATGAGACCCTGATGCGCCGTGCGCAGAACTACCGCAACGTCATCGACCCCCGCACCGGATACGCGCAGGGGCGGCACGCCGACGGCACTTTCCTCGCCGAGGACAACGCTTTCCGTTTCGCCCCGTTCATCACCGAAGGCGCGCCTTGCCACTACACATGGTACGTGCCCCACGACCCCTACGGCCTCATGGAATGCATGGGAGGCGAGGAAGCATACGTGGCGAAGCTCGACTCGATGTTCAGCCAAGGGCGTTACTGGCACGGCAACGAGCCTTGCCACCAAGTGGCGTTCATGTTCAACTACGCCCGCCAGCCGTGGAAGACGCAACGCGCCGTGCGCCACATCCTACAGACCGAATACCTCGACGCGCCCGGCGGCCTTTCGGGCAACGACGATGCCGGGCAGATGTCGGCATGGTACGTCTTCGCCGCCCTCGGCTTCTACCCCGTGTGCCCCGGCACGCCCTGTTACGTGCTGGCAAGCCCCTCGTTCCAAGAAGCCGTGCTGACCTTGGAGAACGGCAAGACGTTCCGCCTCGTGGCACCCGAAGCCTCGGCAGAGAACATCTACATCCGGAGCGTCACCCTCGACGGCAAGCCTTATACCAAGAACTACATCACCCACGAAGACATCCTTCGGGGCGGTACCATGGAGTTCGAAATGGGTCCGGAGCCTGTTCCCGGCTGGGGAAACAAACCGGAAGACTGCCCGCCAAGAGCCTTCTGA
- a CDS encoding acyltransferase family protein, protein MKQRLLSLDVLRGITVFGMIVVNNAGGEYSYDSLRHSVWNGLTPCDLVFPFFLFIMGISTYIALRKFQFQPSPAVLRKIVRRTLLIFLIGWGIYWFEFACEGDFLPFAHIRILGVLPRIALCYGIVSLLALYVRPKGLAWIAGILLLGYALLLQWGNGYAMDSTNILAIWDTKVLGYEHLYHKSPVDPEGLTSTLAAIAHTIIGFLCGRLIMETQDLGQKIVKLFVAGFLLAAAGFLLVEWLPLNKRIWSPSYALATCGMAAMLQATLLYFIDAQGKKRWCRIFEVFGVNPLFLYVLSELTAVVLNVTEYKPAVYGAIHSVIGNPYVASAVYSLLFVSVMGAIGYPLYKKKIYIKI, encoded by the coding sequence ATGAAACAACGGCTTCTCTCTCTCGATGTCCTGCGGGGCATCACCGTATTCGGCATGATTGTGGTCAACAATGCCGGAGGGGAATATTCGTACGATTCGCTCCGCCACTCCGTTTGGAACGGACTGACGCCGTGCGACCTTGTGTTCCCCTTTTTCCTCTTCATCATGGGAATATCCACCTACATCGCTCTACGCAAATTCCAGTTCCAACCCTCCCCTGCCGTCCTACGGAAAATTGTGCGGCGTACCCTGCTCATCTTCCTCATCGGTTGGGGTATCTACTGGTTCGAGTTTGCGTGCGAAGGCGACTTCCTGCCCTTTGCCCATATCCGCATCCTAGGCGTGCTGCCACGCATTGCTTTGTGCTACGGCATTGTCTCGCTGCTTGCCCTTTACGTACGCCCCAAAGGACTGGCGTGGATAGCCGGTATCCTGCTGTTAGGCTATGCTCTCCTGCTCCAGTGGGGAAACGGTTACGCAATGGATTCTACTAACATCCTTGCCATCTGGGACACAAAGGTCTTGGGTTACGAGCACCTGTACCATAAAAGCCCCGTCGACCCCGAAGGGCTGACCAGCACCCTCGCTGCCATCGCCCACACGATTATCGGCTTCCTCTGCGGACGGCTGATAATGGAGACACAAGACTTAGGACAGAAAATTGTGAAGCTCTTCGTTGCCGGATTCCTGCTGGCTGCTGCCGGATTCCTGCTAGTGGAATGGTTGCCGCTAAACAAGCGCATCTGGTCGCCCAGCTATGCCCTCGCCACGTGTGGAATGGCGGCGATGCTCCAGGCTACGCTGCTTTACTTCATCGACGCACAAGGGAAGAAACGCTGGTGCCGCATCTTCGAAGTATTCGGGGTCAATCCGCTCTTCCTCTACGTGCTGAGCGAGCTGACCGCCGTGGTGCTCAACGTCACGGAGTACAAACCCGCCGTCTACGGAGCCATCCACAGCGTCATCGGCAATCCTTATGTAGCCTCCGCCGTCTACTCCCTGCTCTTCGTGAGCGTAATGGGAGCCATCGGATATCCGTTGTACAAGAAAAAGATATATATTAAAATATAA
- a CDS encoding glycoside hydrolase family 28 protein, with product MTGIFKTNRLLLFVLGICLLGSCQTKQTNVYNILDYGATGDGTTDDAPALQRAIDACSKAGGGTVLVPAGHTFLCSPFRLASYVDLHLEPNSCLLANPDESVYTESAFGENRGEGMMWISGKGLKNVSITGTGTIDGNGVAFMGKELEDSYELKPVTDFDPRPHVLTLTDVEKLVIRDVTIRNSAYWTVHLIGCRDASIDGINILNNLKIRNGDGIDVDHSKDVRIANCFIESGDDCICLKNRREFEQYGPCEDVVVSNCTMTSRSCAIKIGSENMDSIRRVLFTNCIIKDSNRGIGIQNRDEGTVTDVTFSNMIVDCRFFSDVWWGKAEAIYVTSYPRAVGNHKDAGWRFPKGATKGACGEVSHIYFHNIRCMSENGAFVGGDTPEKVNHIYFDQVSLSLQKKTAYEGGIYDKRPCDGEGFVRGNTYGFYIDTASDIRLQSCNVAWGTPRPDHAADNVKTVNATGVKVMP from the coding sequence ATGACTGGAATCTTTAAGACAAACCGACTGCTGCTTTTCGTGCTGGGCATCTGCCTCCTCGGCTCGTGCCAGACGAAGCAAACCAATGTGTACAACATCCTGGACTACGGAGCCACGGGCGACGGCACCACCGATGATGCCCCTGCCCTGCAACGCGCCATTGACGCCTGCTCGAAGGCAGGAGGCGGCACGGTGCTCGTCCCTGCCGGACATACTTTCTTGTGCAGCCCCTTCCGGCTCGCCTCGTATGTCGACCTGCATCTTGAACCCAATTCGTGCCTGCTGGCGAACCCCGACGAGAGCGTCTACACCGAAAGCGCGTTCGGCGAAAACCGGGGCGAAGGGATGATGTGGATTAGCGGCAAAGGACTGAAAAACGTGTCCATCACCGGAACGGGAACCATCGACGGCAACGGCGTGGCATTCATGGGCAAGGAACTGGAAGACTCGTACGAACTGAAGCCCGTGACCGACTTCGACCCGCGCCCGCACGTGCTGACACTGACGGATGTCGAAAAGCTGGTCATCCGCGACGTAACCATCCGCAACAGCGCCTACTGGACCGTACATCTCATCGGCTGCCGTGACGCTTCGATAGACGGCATCAACATCCTGAACAACCTGAAAATCCGCAACGGCGACGGCATCGACGTGGACCATTCGAAAGACGTGCGCATCGCGAACTGTTTCATCGAGTCGGGCGACGACTGCATCTGCCTGAAGAACCGCCGCGAGTTCGAGCAATACGGTCCCTGCGAGGATGTAGTGGTGAGCAACTGCACAATGACCTCGCGCTCGTGCGCCATCAAGATAGGGTCGGAAAACATGGACAGCATCCGTCGCGTGCTCTTCACCAACTGCATCATCAAGGACAGCAACCGAGGCATCGGCATCCAGAACCGCGACGAGGGTACGGTGACCGACGTGACGTTCTCGAACATGATAGTAGATTGCCGCTTCTTCTCCGACGTGTGGTGGGGAAAGGCTGAAGCCATCTACGTCACCTCCTACCCCCGCGCCGTAGGCAACCACAAGGATGCCGGCTGGCGTTTCCCGAAAGGAGCGACAAAAGGCGCATGCGGCGAGGTGAGCCACATCTACTTCCATAATATCCGCTGTATGAGCGAAAACGGGGCATTTGTAGGCGGCGACACACCCGAAAAGGTAAACCACATCTACTTCGACCAAGTGTCGCTCTCGCTGCAAAAAAAGACCGCCTACGAGGGTGGTATCTACGACAAGCGTCCGTGCGACGGCGAAGGCTTCGTGCGTGGCAACACGTACGGCTTCTACATCGACACGGCTTCGGACATCCGGCTGCAGTCGTGCAACGTAGCATGGGGTACTCCCCGCCCCGACCATGCGGCAGACAATGTGAAAACGGTCAATGCCACGGGAGTGAAGGTGATGCCGTAA
- a CDS encoding DUF4957 domain-containing protein — protein sequence MKLKKYLVMMLLAGAVSYTFTACSDDETLGDAPRMFRPVATLTVEQNNIVVDWENIKGATNYDLELYKVIGTDETTGESIYEETPCETGTCTESPYTFSNLDWDERYIVRISCSGGDKSSEQYETTEASVTYLTKLTGIRSIDNAVRITWDQGGSVIKVFKVEEGEKVTEDPATTPDETAVGDVRLVEVSDEDYAAGTIDIVGLNSETAYTFTAYSDADVQDNSTYAGKQSIETTAPEDFDAMFGDNYLDIRNYDEEHAVDTLKSDEFWAQVREGMTIILRGDFEYKISSDIQFDKSVNFMTGATLGGNARFISSGGMQCAKGATVGSVTFNNVDFYSDKAIPGGGYEVKDTNNKGFGGRQVFNENGTGSTLGSLLFQGCHFEGYRAVVRLQADNDNVQNVTFDNCTFNGIGDQGVVTTNNKKADMQNVTLKNSTVMNIVMFADFRASANPMQVNVENCTFCYAPMETNANANTPLFRFGSNDVTLTVTSSLFGPSMASKESKGGDIITYTAGTVGSIFLNASKATVNVSKSFKTDFGWWADDKGTTYPIDGLQELGMSETELWQSPSTGDFKVIGNIGESGIGDPRWQ from the coding sequence ATGAAACTGAAGAAATATTTAGTTATGATGTTGTTGGCTGGTGCGGTAAGTTATACTTTTACTGCATGCAGCGATGATGAAACTTTAGGCGATGCCCCCCGAATGTTCCGCCCGGTGGCGACATTGACCGTTGAGCAAAATAATATTGTGGTAGACTGGGAGAATATTAAAGGTGCTACGAACTATGATTTGGAATTGTATAAAGTGATAGGAACTGACGAGACGACCGGAGAAAGTATTTATGAAGAAACTCCTTGCGAAACGGGTACTTGTACGGAATCTCCTTACACATTCTCTAACCTTGACTGGGACGAGCGCTACATTGTTCGTATCAGTTGTTCGGGAGGCGATAAGTCTTCTGAGCAATATGAGACTACAGAAGCCAGCGTAACTTATCTGACCAAGCTGACCGGTATTAGGTCTATTGATAATGCTGTGCGCATTACGTGGGATCAGGGAGGTTCTGTCATTAAGGTGTTTAAGGTGGAAGAGGGTGAGAAGGTAACGGAAGACCCTGCCACTACTCCGGATGAAACTGCTGTAGGTGATGTACGTCTGGTAGAAGTCAGTGACGAAGATTATGCTGCCGGAACAATCGATATTGTTGGATTGAACTCGGAAACCGCCTATACTTTTACCGCTTATAGCGATGCAGACGTACAGGATAATTCAACTTATGCTGGTAAACAGAGCATTGAGACAACGGCTCCGGAAGATTTCGATGCAATGTTCGGAGACAACTACTTAGATATCCGTAACTACGATGAAGAACATGCTGTTGATACGCTGAAGTCCGATGAGTTTTGGGCACAGGTAAGAGAAGGTATGACGATCATTCTTCGCGGTGATTTTGAATACAAAATCAGTAGTGATATTCAGTTTGATAAGTCGGTTAATTTTATGACTGGCGCGACTTTAGGCGGAAATGCACGTTTCATTTCCAGTGGCGGTATGCAGTGTGCCAAAGGTGCTACGGTGGGAAGTGTGACATTTAATAACGTAGACTTCTATAGCGATAAGGCAATTCCGGGAGGAGGTTATGAAGTAAAGGATACGAATAACAAAGGCTTTGGAGGGCGTCAGGTATTTAACGAAAATGGAACAGGATCTACATTGGGCAGTTTGCTTTTCCAAGGCTGTCATTTCGAAGGTTATCGTGCTGTAGTTCGTCTGCAAGCTGATAATGATAATGTACAAAACGTAACATTTGATAATTGTACGTTTAATGGAATCGGGGATCAAGGCGTTGTTACTACGAATAATAAGAAGGCGGATATGCAGAATGTCACGCTGAAAAATTCTACAGTAATGAATATTGTGATGTTTGCCGATTTCCGTGCTTCTGCCAATCCGATGCAGGTAAATGTTGAGAACTGTACTTTCTGTTATGCTCCGATGGAAACAAATGCCAATGCCAACACGCCTCTTTTCCGTTTCGGAAGCAATGACGTGACACTGACTGTTACATCTTCTTTGTTTGGTCCTTCTATGGCATCGAAAGAAAGTAAGGGTGGAGACATCATTACGTATACTGCAGGAACGGTTGGCTCGATTTTCCTGAATGCAAGCAAGGCGACTGTAAACGTAAGTAAGAGCTTCAAGACAGACTTTGGCTGGTGGGCTGACGATAAGGGTACTACTTATCCGATTGATGGCTTGCAAGAGCTTGGAATGAGTGAAACGGAATTATGGCAAAGTCCGTCTACGGGTGATTTCAAGGTGATTGGTAACATTGGAGAGTCTGGCATCGGCGACCCGCGTTGGCAATAA